Genomic window (Ostrea edulis chromosome 9, xbOstEdul1.1, whole genome shotgun sequence):
TGCCACATTGTCTGTGACCATTCTAACCTTGTACAAGATAGTGGAACCTCACGAGCACATCATGAAGTTTTATCGATCTAACCAAACTAGTAACAGTGGCAGCGCGAGTTCATCACGACTATTGACGACAATAAAACTTCAAGATTCCCCTGCAAGAAAAATGTTTGAGAATGAACTCTCCAGAATAAGCTCGAATTTGAAATCAGGGCGTATTGCTGATCAAAACCCCGAGCCCCCTGTGTTCTACTATAAAAATGTGCTCAGTCAACAGGAACCAGAAGTTGTGCAACCTAATGTAGCTGCACAGCCGCAAACTTTTGTCAGTCTACATAACCAAGTTGTTGCGGCAAACCTTGATGTACCTAGTgataatgatcagcaaaaaaaGCAAAATATTCAGAACATCGAATTACCAAGTGATCCCGATAGAGTGAATACCCAAAATGTGTACCAACATTTCCAGTTACCAAATATtgttcaaaatcaaaatatgcGCGATGTACAGGTACCAGCAGATTCTGCAAGACAAAACATCTCCAATAGTATGAATATAGCGATGCCAAATGCTCAGACCCTGCAGGGTTGGAGAGTTATTCACGAAAATGCCCAGATAAAAGGAAACCAAGCGGCATCATATGACTCTCAGATTATGAATCAATCCGTTGATCAGCATAAACAAAAAGCAATGGAAGCATCTAATAATAACACTGACGGTGTATGGCAGCCTATACAACAAAAATCTCAATTGTCTGATCTCATTCAAAGTGTTCAAAAAGACGGAAAGATTTATAAAACCTACTAATTATTGAAACACTGCAACATATTtttatcagggttttttttccaaagttgacgtattttaatgatattcagTATTTCAGTCCCCTACCGGCGGAGCCGAAGGGGACTCTGTtcgtccatccatctgtctgtcttttCGTCTGTCTTTTTGTCACAACTCACTCTTCCGAACTTTTCATCATACTTTGATTTAGGAAACTAAAATTTGGTATGTGGTTTATTAATGTATGTATACAGATCAAATTTGAGTTTCGTCACAGTTGAGAGATTTTTACGAGATTTGTGGGACTTTATGCCAAATATAGGTTTCCAGATTTTTACCACAATGCTTTAGCTTagaaatttgttattatttaatGATTATATACATATCATGATCACTTCTGTTACGGTTgaattattttaacaaaaattgtaaGACTTAGTTTCATGGTTGAATTAActtcttcaatttttttctctctcgatTTTCCCCAATGCTTTGAGGAAGCTGAAATTTGGCATGTGGTTGACTActatttgtttataaattaaGATCAAGTTTCGTCATAGGGACAGGTTTTTACTACATTATTTGTCATTGTACCAAATGCAATTTCCTGACCTTTTTTCTACAATGCTTAAACCAAGAAGTATGACATTTGATATAAGTAGACACATATTAAGTTTCATTTAGTCACAGTAAAATTATTCCAACGAAAATTGTAAAAGTTAAGTCTCGTGGTTGACTGAATTAATCCTTGTACTCCGTCTAGTTCTCTGAACATCATTTACTGTGTGAGATCCATGTAATTTAGggcatgccaatttgtaatcaaGTCCGTCAGATTCACCATCGAATACAATATTACTTCCGGGTTTTAAAACATAATATCCGACAACTCGACCAAAGAGATAAGATGGtatttttttctactttttatTCAAACTCCTCAGTAACATGATGATAAAAAATAGCACTATTTATACACAATGGTCTGCAATAATAATTAGATGAAAAATACAGTTTCTGCAATGTTAGAATACAGCGGTATACAATGGAAATT
Coding sequences:
- the LOC125653125 gene encoding uncharacterized protein LOC125653125; translated protein: MVKTKHLVIGAATLSVTILTLYKIVEPHEHIMKFYRSNQTSNSGSASSSRLLTTIKLQDSPARKMFENELSRISSNLKSGRIADQNPEPPVFYYKNVLSQQEPEVVQPNVAAQPQTFVSLHNQVVAANLDVPSDNDQQKKQNIQNIELPSDPDRVNTQNVYQHFQLPNIVQNQNMRDVQVPADSARQNISNSMNIAMPNAQTLQGWRVIHENAQIKGNQAASYDSQIMNQSVDQHKQKAMEASNNNTDGVWQPIQQKSQLSDLIQSVQKDGKIYKTY